From a single Drosophila sulfurigaster albostrigata strain 15112-1811.04 chromosome 3, ASM2355843v2, whole genome shotgun sequence genomic region:
- the LOC133840682 gene encoding uncharacterized protein LOC133840682: MSPQEKGKVIRVGSRKSELALIQTKHVIGRLQKLYPKQKFEIHTMSTFGDRVLNVSLPKIGEKSLFTRDLEDALRNGGVDFVVHSLKDLPTALPTGMAVGAVLEREDARDALVLRENYKGHTIADLPEGSVIGTSSLRRTAQIRRQYPHLVVCDIRGNLNTRLAKLDAKDSKFAGIILAQAGLVRMGWNSRVSQVLEPTDLLYAVGQGALAVECRANDSQVLAMLQKLMCLNTTCRILAERSFLKTLGGGCSAPVAVWSKLKGEPNSISSNGNKQTLQQEVGLSLTGAVWSLDGAIEIREHLDCALHDTEMEEQRRKRAANENQTALTNGNDNSNSCDSPPANKRARNGNDNSASGSGSDSSSDSPRQQGSPPIICEDADVTGYSMDELLERHIDLARKCPVVGHENNNTNNANGNGSGDAGGGGDADTSNANATTAADAHCPLKMNVGQDFMGECPFVSNETKISYASAGKCPVTHLASLPAPVTSPIGDVPDNATATATVTATTSSKCPFAAMHQGSGLEAAPESSGHAKCPFLQKTVQMFDYADEEQPKPQQLKLPVLIEDVDNLYCGLYQHACYSREIYVKANQLGQTLAEHLIKKGALDVMKVAQAEIHSKVGS, from the exons ATGTCTCCGCAGGAAAAGGGAAAGGTCATACGAGTTGGATCTCGTAAAAGCGAG CTTGCATTAATTCAGACTAAGCATGTCATTGGACGCCTGCAGAAACTTTACCCCAAGCAGAAATTCGAAATAC ATACGATGTCCACGTTTGGGGATCGAGTGTTGAACGTTTCACTGCCCAAGATTGGCGAGAAGAGTCTCTTCACTCGCGATCTGGAGGATGCGCTGCGCAATGGAGGAGTTGACTTTGTGGTGCACTCGCTGAAAGATTTGCCCACAGCGCTGCCCACGGGAATGGCCGTGGGCGCTGTGCTGGAGCGTGAGGATGCGAGAGATGCTTTGGTGCTGCGTGAGAATTACAAGGGTCACACCATTGCCGATCTGCCCGAGGGCAGTGTGATTG GCACTTCTTCGCTGCGTCGCACGGCACAGATTCGACGTCAGTATCCGCATTTGGTGGTCTGCGACATACGCGGAAATCTTAATACACGTCTGGCCAAGCTGGATGCCAAGGACTCCAAGTTTGCCGGAATCATTCTGGCCCAGGCCGGTCTGGTGCGCATGGGCTGGAATAGTCGCGTCAGTCAGGTGCTGGAGCCCACGGATCTGCTTTATGCTGTCGGGCAGGGCGCTTTGGCCGTGGAGTGTCGGGCGAATGATAGCCAGGTGCTGGCCATGCTGCAGAAACTTATGTGCCTGAATACCACATGCCGCATTTTGGCCGAACGCAGCTTCCTCAAGACGCTGGGCGGCGGCTGCTCGGCGCCCGTAGCTGTCTGGAGCAAGCTGAAGGGAGAACcgaacagcatcagcagcaatggcaacaagcAGACGTTGCAACAGGAAGTTGGCCTATCGCTAACGGGTGCTGTTTGGAGTCTGGATGGTGCCATCGAGATACGCGAGCACTTGGACTGTGCCTTGCATGATACAGAGATGGAAGAGCAGCGACGCAAGCGTGCTGCCAATGAGAATCAAACGGCGCTGACAAATggcaatgacaacagcaacagctgcgacTCGCCGCCTGCCAACAAACGTGCACGAaatggcaacgacaacagtgCTTCCGGTTCTGGCTCCGATTCGAGCTCGGACAGTCCGAGACAACAGGGAAGTCCGCCGATCATTTGCGAGGATGCCGACGTCACCGGGTACAGCATGGATGAGCTGCTCGAACGTCACATTGACTTGGCTCGCAAATGTCCCGTGGTTGGCCATGAGAACAACAATACGAACAATGccaatggcaacggcagcggcgaTGCTGGAGGCGGTGGCGATGCTGATACGAGTAATGCAAATGCGACGACGGCTGCTGATGCTCACTGTCCGCTGAAGATGAATGTGGGTCAGGATTTCATGGGCGAGTGTCCGTTCGTTAGCAACGAGACAAAGATCAGCTACGCCAGCGCGGGGAAATGTCCCGTCACGCACTTGGCCAGTTTGCCCGCGCCCGTCACTTCGCCCATTGGCGATGTGCCCGACAATgcaacagcgacggcgacCGTGACGGCAACGACGTCTTCCAAGTGTCCATTTGCTGCCATGCATCAAGGCAGCGGATTGGAGGCTGCGCCAGAGAGTTCGGGGCATGCCAAGTGTCCGTTCCTGCAGAAGACAGTGCAGATGTTTGATTACGCCGATGAGGAGCAGCCAAAGCCGCAGCAGCTCAAGTTGCCCGTGCTGATTGAAGATGTGGACAATCTGTACTGTGGCCTCTATCAGCATGCGTGCTACAGCCGAGAGATTTATGTGAAAGCGAATCAATTGGGCCAGACGTTGGCCGAGCATCTCATCAAGAAGGGTGCCCTGGATGTGATGAAAGTGGCGCAGGCTGAGATTCACAGCAAGGTGGGATCCTGA
- the LOC133840685 gene encoding uncharacterized protein LOC133840685, protein MFLFISRPMGTLDNRMQALRDRLGDDFNSKLDELHLNALRTGLVSTADLQEAYRKARKINNNQNRLNLLWLLGIIFFILVATPVFYETISFLLGVRCFLPNNHLVWEATRPISDCEFCKGVSAPLILPNLTREDFARYAYSSRPIIVKKAVANWAAQQQLNYSYIKQLYESVPGSLDDVCQFQHFNSDLKSLRQVFKMSPSRANLSEGAPWFVGWSVCHATVLAELRKLYPRPHFLPVDAEMPSTDFILMGYEQGAVMHLDYIPRLMWQAQLQGNKSWFLTPAPECDHQCQSFFFYVEPGDAVLVDTRIWYHANTIPRGQFSFTVQSEYG, encoded by the exons ATGTTTCTG ttcaTAAGCCGTCCCATGGGGACGCTGGACAATCGCATGCAAGCTTTGCGTGATCGTTTGGGAGACGATTTCAACAGCAAACTTGACGAACTACATCTGAATGCCTTGAGGACTGGTCTTGTGTCGACGGCGGATTTGCAGGAGGCTTATCGCAAGGCAcgcaaaatcaacaacaatcagaACCGTCTCAACCTGTTGTGGCTGTTGGGCATCATATTTTTCATCCTGGTTGCGACACCTGTCTTCTATGAAACCATTTCGTTCCTGCTAGGCGTACGCTGCTTCCTGCCCAACAATCATCTAGTCTGGGAAGCCACACGACCCATCAGCGATTGTGAGTTTTGCAAGGGCGTATCTGCCCCTCTAATATTGCCTAATCTGACGCGCGAAGACTTCGCGCGCTATGCCTACTCATCGCGTCCCATAATCGTAAAGAAAGCGGTCGCGAATTGGGcagcacagcaacagctaaaCTACAGTTACATCAAGCAACTGTATGAGAGTGTGCCCGGTTCGCTGGATGACGTTTGCCAGTTCCAGCACTTCAATTCCGATCTGAAGTCGTTGCGACAGGTCTTTAAAATGTCTCCAAGTCGCGCCAATCTCAGTGAGGGTGCTCCCTGGTTTGTGGGCTGGAGTGTTTGCCATGCCACGGTGCTGGCTGAGCTGCGCAAACTGTATCCGCGTCCCCACTTTCTGCCCGTCGACGCCGAGATGCCCAGCACGGACTTTATACTGATGGGCTACGAGCAGGGCGCCGTTATGCAT TTGGACTACATACCGCGTCTCATGTGGCAGGCACAGCTGCAGGGCAACAAGAGCTGGTTCCTTACACCAGCGCCCGAGTGTGATCATCAATGTCAGTCGTTCTTCTTTTATGTGGAGCCTGGTGATGCAGTCTTGGTGGATACACGCATCTGGTATCATGCAAACACCATACCCAGAGGACAATTCTCATTTACCGTGCAATCGGAATACGGCTAA